The following are encoded in a window of Polynucleobacter sp. VK25 genomic DNA:
- a CDS encoding copper chaperone PCu(A)C gives MKSNTLLKALLITAIGFGFGGLASAQNAKVGSVQIENAYTRATVPGQQVAGGFMKIENKGAADQLISASSPVAGEVQLHEMAMDGNVMKMRQVKDIPLPAGGAVELKPGGLHLMLMNIKAPLTAGETVPVKLKFAKAGEVEVKMPVNAMGNAAAGHGAMKH, from the coding sequence ATGAAAAGTAATACTTTATTGAAAGCATTGTTGATCACAGCAATTGGCTTTGGTTTTGGTGGTTTAGCAAGCGCACAGAACGCTAAAGTCGGTAGCGTACAAATTGAGAACGCCTACACCCGCGCTACCGTTCCAGGGCAGCAAGTGGCTGGCGGCTTTATGAAGATTGAGAACAAAGGTGCTGCCGATCAGTTGATTTCTGCTAGCTCGCCAGTTGCTGGTGAAGTGCAGTTGCACGAAATGGCAATGGATGGAAATGTCATGAAAATGCGCCAAGTTAAAGACATCCCTTTGCCAGCAGGTGGGGCGGTTGAACTCAAGCCAGGCGGTTTGCACCTCATGTTGATGAACATTAAAGCACCTCTAACTGCTGGTGAAACTGTGCCAGTGAAGTTGAAGTTTGCAAAAGCGGGTGAGGTGGAAGTAAAAATGCCTGTAAACGCGATGGGTAACGCGGCTGCCGGTCATGGAGCAATGAAGCACTAA
- a CDS encoding TlpA disulfide reductase family protein, with protein MKRFWSALLVTLSLSIAGLVLADVASLKPYQAGDWKSISKAGNGSPLAVHFWGVTCPACVKEMPQWGQFLKNNPNAKVIFIQVDDVSQDAIKKMLSKAGLDKANNYYVAALFDERLRYEIDPQWHGETPTTIMIDKSGKVARKTGGVDFLRLQSFFAGKS; from the coding sequence ATGAAGCGGTTTTGGTCAGCACTCCTCGTTACCTTATCTTTATCTATTGCCGGCCTGGTGCTGGCGGATGTAGCCTCTTTGAAGCCTTATCAAGCGGGGGATTGGAAGTCGATAAGCAAGGCTGGCAATGGCTCGCCATTGGCGGTCCATTTTTGGGGTGTGACCTGTCCGGCTTGTGTAAAAGAGATGCCGCAGTGGGGCCAGTTTCTAAAAAACAACCCAAATGCAAAAGTGATCTTTATTCAGGTTGATGATGTTTCACAAGATGCTATTAAAAAAATGCTGAGCAAGGCAGGATTAGATAAGGCAAATAATTACTATGTGGCTGCCCTATTTGATGAGCGCTTACGTTATGAGATTGATCCGCAGTGGCATGGAGAAACCCCTACAACGATCATGATTGATAAGAGCGGCAAAGTCGCTCGTAAGACTGGCGGGGTGGATTTTCTGAGGCTACAAAGCTTCTTTGCCGGCAAGTCATAG
- the ilvD gene encoding dihydroxy-acid dehydratase produces the protein MKRLNERSRMVTEGVARAPNRSMYYAMGYEEKDFAKPMVGVANGHSTITPCNSGLQKLADAAVEALEAAGAKAQVFGTPTVSDGIGMGTEGMKYSLVSREVIADSIEVCVNGLWQDGVVVIGGCDKNMPGGMMALARTNVPGIYVYGGTIKPGHYKGKELNIVSAFEAVGEFTSGRLSEEDLKGVEQHACPGSGSCGGMYTANTMSSSFEALGMSLPYSSTMANVDAEKVASAAESARVLVEAVKNNLRPRDIITKKSIENAVSVIMAVGGSTNAVLHFLAITSAAEIDWTIDDFERIRKRVPVIVDMKPSGTYLATDLHQAGGIPQVMKILLDGGLLHGDCMTITGKTIAEVLKDVPSVPRADQKVIRTLDNPLYKQGHLAILKGNISPEGCVAKITGLKNPSITGPARVFDSEDDAMAAIMAQKIKDGDIVVIRYEGPKGGPGMREMLAPTSALVGQGLGESVGLITDGRFSGGTWGMVVGHVAPEAYVGGTIALINEGDSVTIDAHKLLIQLNVDEAEIAKRRAAWVQPKPRYTRGLLAKYASLASSASKGAVTDQDLNI, from the coding sequence ATGAAACGCCTTAATGAACGCTCGCGCATGGTCACCGAAGGGGTCGCTCGCGCACCTAATCGTTCGATGTATTACGCAATGGGTTACGAAGAAAAGGATTTTGCAAAGCCAATGGTTGGCGTTGCAAACGGTCACTCCACTATCACTCCTTGTAATAGTGGTTTACAAAAATTAGCTGACGCTGCTGTTGAAGCATTAGAAGCGGCTGGTGCAAAAGCTCAAGTATTTGGTACGCCAACCGTTTCTGATGGTATCGGCATGGGCACTGAGGGAATGAAGTATTCACTCGTATCACGTGAAGTCATTGCCGACAGTATTGAAGTTTGTGTCAACGGTCTTTGGCAAGATGGTGTAGTGGTCATTGGTGGTTGCGATAAAAACATGCCGGGCGGCATGATGGCTTTAGCGCGCACTAACGTTCCTGGCATCTATGTTTATGGCGGCACAATTAAGCCAGGTCATTACAAAGGCAAGGAACTCAATATCGTTTCTGCATTTGAAGCGGTTGGTGAATTTACATCTGGCCGATTGAGTGAAGAAGATTTAAAGGGTGTTGAACAGCATGCCTGTCCAGGTAGCGGCTCTTGTGGCGGTATGTACACAGCAAACACCATGAGCTCTTCATTTGAGGCTTTGGGCATGAGCTTGCCCTACTCTTCTACGATGGCCAACGTTGATGCTGAAAAGGTAGCTAGCGCTGCTGAATCCGCACGCGTCCTAGTTGAAGCAGTTAAGAACAATCTTCGTCCACGCGACATCATTACCAAGAAATCCATTGAGAACGCAGTCAGCGTCATCATGGCGGTTGGCGGATCTACCAATGCCGTATTGCATTTCTTGGCGATTACAAGCGCTGCTGAAATTGATTGGACCATTGATGACTTTGAGCGTATTCGCAAACGCGTTCCTGTGATCGTGGATATGAAACCATCTGGAACATATTTAGCAACTGATTTACATCAAGCTGGCGGCATTCCACAAGTCATGAAAATTTTGCTCGATGGTGGTTTGCTACACGGTGATTGCATGACGATTACTGGCAAGACAATTGCCGAAGTATTGAAGGATGTGCCGTCAGTGCCACGCGCTGATCAAAAAGTGATTCGTACTTTAGACAACCCTTTGTACAAGCAAGGTCACTTGGCTATTCTCAAAGGCAACATCTCCCCTGAGGGTTGCGTTGCGAAGATTACTGGCTTGAAGAACCCTTCTATCACTGGTCCAGCACGGGTATTTGATTCTGAAGACGATGCAATGGCAGCCATCATGGCCCAGAAGATCAAGGATGGTGACATCGTTGTGATTCGTTATGAAGGCCCTAAAGGCGGTCCCGGCATGCGTGAAATGCTTGCCCCTACCTCGGCCCTCGTTGGCCAAGGCCTAGGCGAATCAGTGGGCCTGATTACCGATGGTCGCTTCTCTGGTGGCACATGGGGCATGGTAGTTGGTCACGTCGCTCCTGAGGCTTATGTAGGCGGCACAATCGCTCTCATTAATGAAGGTGACTCAGTAACGATTGATGCGCACAAGTTGCTGATTCAGCTGAACGTGGACGAAGCAGAAATTGCCAAGCGCCGTGCGGCCTGGGTACAACCGAAACCACGCTATACCCGCGGCTTGCTAGCTAAATATGCAAGTCTGGCAAGTAGCGCCAGTAAAGGTGCTGTAACTGATCAAGATTTAAATATTTAA
- a CDS encoding TonB-dependent receptor codes for MLFKQKKISACLGMIFGSAFVAIGVQAQIAPPPDYNQRLSEVVVNASRSDTPLDRMTMNTTVMTQDVLELAPDQTPDQILKNTPSVFLNDTPYYEKDPTGQSINMRGLGNARSLVLIDGVPALDPFYNTVQWNQVPMSSIESIEIVRGGVSSLWGNYGMGGVININTKNISNSKNEASVSYGSFGTGNVAVSKDLAVSDAVKLRFSADYFSTEGYVGPATISPATLWGVTKTLPNVATPQQAPLAPGMSNGSASNSNMRMQGNMKFSQDTDGFFRMGYSTMADLSSNYSFATNLVQTTNIAGGTTTKLDVDKKVTVSGFYQNEIFNKQNGATTNPPPAVKLTPANTPYISSTYQDPSTTGGGSVSLTHDLKNSLIEQYILGVDLRQVNASNFANSLATTNCSGTGTNKCTAGTPSTQALGQTNVGVAYAKATQNFSGIMGQIKTSAQVPLQATLSARVDQYTSNVPEYYVAGANGANPTYTNAQVVKQTKLSPNLGLLYQLTDKWNLRGAAYQAFHAPGMNNMLRSYGSPGKTYSFANPNLTPENMTGYEVGTDYRWGAGFVQLTGFNNNITNAIYAATLSQGSAAYLAFCPLGSVCYGSNANSYSNNQNIQSQGLEFQAHHDINSKWATDATYTYTRAFVTWNASSVDAALNPLRTQLGGTPQNMGYAALTYYPLPKASLTANVRYIGNSWMDPAHSLPVPAYAVVGMRANYEINQQVSMYASVVNLFNRQYITYGSGTGQTSYMMGMPQAITIGARAIF; via the coding sequence ATGTTGTTTAAGCAAAAGAAAATTAGCGCATGCCTAGGCATGATTTTTGGCTCAGCCTTCGTGGCAATAGGTGTGCAAGCGCAGATTGCACCGCCACCGGATTACAACCAAAGGTTAAGCGAAGTAGTGGTGAATGCCAGTCGTTCTGATACCCCCTTGGATCGCATGACGATGAATACAACCGTTATGACACAAGATGTATTGGAGTTGGCTCCAGATCAAACGCCTGACCAGATCCTGAAAAATACCCCTAGCGTATTTTTGAATGACACCCCGTATTATGAGAAAGACCCAACTGGTCAAAGTATTAATATGCGCGGCCTTGGTAATGCTAGATCTTTGGTATTGATAGACGGTGTTCCTGCTTTAGACCCTTTCTACAACACGGTTCAGTGGAATCAGGTACCCATGTCGTCAATCGAAAGCATCGAGATTGTTCGAGGCGGCGTCTCGAGTTTGTGGGGCAACTATGGCATGGGTGGCGTCATCAATATCAACACTAAAAATATCAGCAATAGTAAAAATGAGGCTTCGGTTAGTTACGGCTCATTCGGTACAGGTAATGTGGCTGTATCGAAGGATTTGGCCGTTAGTGATGCAGTGAAACTGCGTTTTTCAGCAGACTACTTTAGTACTGAAGGTTACGTAGGTCCTGCCACAATATCGCCAGCTACTCTTTGGGGGGTTACAAAAACACTTCCAAACGTTGCAACTCCCCAGCAGGCACCCCTTGCACCGGGCATGTCTAATGGCAGCGCATCAAATTCAAATATGCGCATGCAGGGCAATATGAAATTTAGCCAGGATACCGATGGATTTTTTCGCATGGGTTATAGCACCATGGCAGATCTATCTTCAAACTATAGCTTTGCAACAAATTTGGTACAAACAACAAATATTGCGGGTGGCACAACCACAAAATTAGACGTTGATAAAAAGGTGACTGTAAGTGGCTTCTATCAAAATGAGATTTTTAATAAGCAAAATGGAGCAACTACAAATCCTCCACCTGCAGTTAAGTTGACGCCAGCAAATACCCCTTATATTTCATCTACATATCAAGACCCATCGACCACTGGTGGTGGCTCTGTTTCATTGACGCATGACCTAAAAAATTCTTTAATTGAGCAATATATTTTAGGGGTGGATTTAAGGCAGGTTAACGCCTCAAATTTCGCCAATAGTTTGGCTACTACCAATTGTTCTGGTACGGGCACTAATAAATGTACAGCAGGCACGCCGAGCACCCAAGCTTTAGGTCAGACAAATGTTGGTGTAGCCTATGCAAAAGCTACCCAGAATTTTTCGGGGATAATGGGGCAGATTAAAACTAGTGCCCAAGTTCCTTTACAGGCTACTCTGTCTGCGCGTGTGGATCAATACACAAGTAATGTCCCTGAATATTATGTGGCTGGTGCGAATGGAGCAAACCCAACATATACAAACGCTCAAGTTGTTAAGCAAACTAAACTCAGCCCCAATCTTGGGCTTTTGTATCAGTTGACGGACAAATGGAACCTGCGTGGAGCTGCGTACCAGGCATTTCATGCTCCTGGAATGAATAATATGCTGAGAAGTTACGGGTCACCCGGAAAAACTTATAGTTTTGCAAATCCAAACCTAACACCAGAGAATATGACTGGATATGAGGTGGGTACTGATTACCGCTGGGGGGCTGGTTTTGTACAGTTAACTGGTTTTAACAATAACATTACAAACGCTATTTATGCGGCAACACTAAGTCAAGGTTCGGCTGCATATTTAGCATTTTGCCCACTCGGCTCAGTGTGCTATGGTAGCAACGCAAACTCTTACTCCAATAATCAAAATATTCAAAGTCAGGGTCTTGAATTTCAGGCGCATCATGACATTAATTCGAAATGGGCTACGGATGCAACTTACACCTACACAAGAGCGTTTGTTACATGGAATGCTTCAAGTGTCGATGCTGCACTTAACCCGCTAAGAACGCAGCTTGGCGGAACACCCCAAAACATGGGCTATGCTGCATTAACTTACTATCCATTGCCAAAGGCTAGCTTAACCGCAAACGTTCGTTATATCGGTAATTCTTGGATGGATCCAGCACACTCTCTGCCAGTGCCGGCGTACGCCGTTGTTGGGATGCGCGCTAATTACGAAATAAATCAGCAGGTTTCTATGTATGCCTCTGTAGTGAACTTATTTAATCGTCAGTACATTACTTACGGCTCTGGTACGGGCCAGACTAGTTATATGATGGGCATGCCGCAGGCGATTACCATTGGAGCTCGAGCTATTTTCTAA
- a CDS encoding sialidase family protein, producing MMNPAHVKPNSTCQDSGLECANAATPFFDANGKLLLSWTANGVVSVAQSNDLGKSFTSPIKIAEHGKSLDTGSDARPQIVADKQGNIFLAYAFFKDANWNAQINTVRSTDGGNSFTSPETLVKDGSSQRFPSVIIRSDNSIFISWIDKRLVAKAKQGGERRLGGSIAYSTSQDGGKTFQTERFANESSCECCRIGAALDPQNQPVIAYRAIYPGGIRDQASQVISSKGAEPVRRVADDDWKTDACPHHGPSIAVSGTGKFHVAWYTQGSKRSGVFYANSSNQGFTYSKPSQIGAEGSNVARPYLFASDQKVWLVWKEFDGKQSSVYLKESADDGNTWSSPKILASTVGYSDHPLLLARGNEVFLSWLTRDDGYQLMNIGRKQ from the coding sequence ATGATGAATCCTGCACATGTAAAGCCCAATAGTACTTGTCAGGATTCTGGTTTGGAGTGTGCAAATGCAGCCACTCCTTTTTTTGATGCAAATGGAAAATTATTGCTGTCATGGACTGCCAATGGAGTGGTTTCAGTTGCACAATCTAATGACTTAGGAAAATCATTCACGTCCCCAATCAAAATTGCTGAGCATGGTAAATCGCTTGATACCGGAAGTGATGCTAGGCCACAAATTGTGGCTGATAAACAGGGGAATATATTTTTAGCATATGCCTTTTTCAAAGATGCGAATTGGAATGCTCAAATCAATACTGTTCGATCTACGGATGGCGGTAATTCATTTACCAGTCCAGAAACTTTAGTTAAGGATGGCTCTAGTCAGCGCTTTCCTTCGGTAATTATTAGGTCGGATAACTCTATCTTTATTTCTTGGATAGATAAGCGCCTAGTTGCTAAGGCAAAGCAGGGTGGTGAGAGGCGTTTGGGTGGCTCTATTGCGTATTCAACTTCGCAGGATGGCGGGAAGACATTTCAGACGGAGCGTTTTGCTAACGAGAGCAGTTGTGAGTGCTGCCGTATCGGCGCAGCTTTGGATCCACAAAACCAGCCAGTCATTGCCTATCGTGCCATCTATCCTGGAGGTATACGAGACCAAGCCTCTCAGGTGATCTCTAGTAAGGGTGCCGAGCCTGTTCGCAGGGTGGCGGATGATGATTGGAAAACGGATGCATGCCCACATCACGGTCCATCTATTGCAGTATCAGGGACAGGAAAATTCCATGTTGCTTGGTATACGCAAGGCAGTAAGCGTTCTGGCGTGTTTTATGCCAACTCTAGCAATCAAGGGTTTACTTATTCAAAGCCAAGCCAAATTGGTGCAGAAGGATCTAATGTTGCAAGACCTTATCTTTTTGCCTCAGATCAGAAAGTATGGCTAGTATGGAAAGAATTTGATGGGAAGCAGTCATCGGTTTATCTGAAAGAGTCTGCTGATGATGGCAACACCTGGAGTTCACCTAAAATATTGGCAAGTACAGTAGGGTATAGCGATCACCCTCTGTTGTTAGCTCGAGGGAATGAAGTATTTCTATCTTGGCTAACACGTGATGATGGTTATCAATTAATGAATATTGGGCGCAAGCAATGA
- a CDS encoding response regulator transcription factor produces MTKVGHIYLIDDDESMRISLSRMLRELGYLVEDYASASVFLEKSVPVSPAVILLDMQMPDMTGLDLQEKLQKFGRKTPIVFVSGQSHPHQIVQGLKKGALDFLFKPFNLEELLKAVADAIEFDSRQLKRVSLDVEAKRDYESLTPREREVCGWLVKGLLNKDIAVKLGTTDATIKVHKARVMDKMHADSVQNLVKKYLESDLENHPLTD; encoded by the coding sequence ATGACTAAAGTCGGCCACATATACCTTATTGATGATGACGAGTCTATGCGCATCTCTCTTTCAAGAATGCTACGGGAGTTGGGCTATCTCGTTGAGGACTACGCATCTGCCAGCGTTTTTCTGGAGAAATCTGTTCCAGTGTCTCCGGCCGTTATCTTGCTAGATATGCAAATGCCCGATATGACTGGGCTAGATTTGCAAGAAAAGCTCCAAAAGTTTGGTCGCAAGACGCCGATTGTCTTTGTCAGTGGGCAAAGCCATCCTCACCAAATTGTTCAGGGCCTGAAGAAGGGGGCATTGGATTTTCTATTCAAGCCATTTAATCTCGAAGAACTTTTAAAGGCAGTAGCTGATGCAATTGAATTTGACAGTCGTCAGCTCAAACGCGTTTCTTTGGATGTAGAGGCTAAGAGGGATTACGAAAGTCTTACCCCAAGAGAGCGAGAAGTATGCGGATGGCTCGTTAAAGGTCTATTAAACAAGGATATTGCGGTAAAGCTCGGCACTACTGACGCAACTATTAAGGTGCATAAAGCCAGGGTGATGGACAAAATGCATGCCGATTCAGTGCAAAACTTAGTAAAAAAATACTTGGAGTCTGATTTAGAGAATCACCCCTTGACTGACTAG
- a CDS encoding helix-turn-helix domain-containing protein translates to MVIKAKLPEIRKEAFTKARESLGLSAKDLSGMACLSVRQIEQLENGEMSSFYGAQVKFTAAKKVATLLKLTPEDAFDFSGVAQPVKADEVQERFREETEASAVDKKLKPEKEEAAESKPEKTIAKKTTESVVDYRVQSKAKGSPKKKFFLLLVIAAVVIFAVINLRPLFFPEPVKEELVIIEEVAPEPAPATTPEPVADAKPAPVPAPAAVSAECPAADASAMNYKPDAPKKAGDMVYLQSKTAQTVCVVDATGKTQNKTLEPGVGASIFGKPPFKVLTGGLNQVDLYYQGAKVRTGNTASKTIILEPAEMIQPAAPVTSSDSQLR, encoded by the coding sequence GTGGTTATAAAAGCAAAACTTCCCGAGATTCGAAAAGAGGCATTTACTAAGGCCAGAGAAAGTCTTGGTTTAAGTGCAAAGGATTTGTCTGGAATGGCATGTCTCTCTGTTCGTCAAATCGAACAGCTTGAGAATGGCGAAATGAGCAGCTTCTATGGTGCTCAAGTTAAATTCACAGCGGCAAAAAAAGTCGCCACTCTATTAAAGCTCACCCCAGAAGATGCATTTGATTTTTCTGGTGTTGCGCAGCCCGTTAAAGCGGATGAAGTACAGGAAAGATTTCGGGAGGAGACAGAAGCCTCTGCAGTAGATAAAAAATTAAAGCCTGAAAAAGAAGAGGCTGCAGAGTCAAAGCCTGAAAAAACAATCGCCAAAAAAACTACTGAAAGCGTAGTCGACTATCGAGTGCAATCAAAAGCTAAGGGAAGTCCTAAAAAGAAATTCTTCCTGCTCTTGGTAATTGCTGCAGTAGTGATTTTTGCTGTTATTAATCTACGCCCCTTATTTTTTCCTGAGCCGGTAAAAGAGGAATTGGTCATTATTGAAGAGGTGGCACCAGAGCCTGCGCCAGCCACTACTCCAGAGCCTGTAGCGGACGCCAAACCAGCACCAGTACCAGCGCCGGCAGCTGTTTCTGCTGAATGCCCAGCTGCTGATGCTTCGGCAATGAACTACAAGCCAGATGCGCCAAAAAAAGCCGGCGACATGGTTTATCTGCAGTCCAAGACTGCTCAAACCGTTTGCGTTGTAGATGCTACTGGCAAAACTCAAAATAAAACTTTAGAGCCTGGCGTTGGAGCCAGCATTTTTGGCAAGCCGCCATTCAAAGTGCTCACCGGTGGTTTAAATCAAGTGGACTTGTACTATCAAGGTGCTAAGGTTCGCACGGGTAACACAGCTAGTAAGACAATTATTTTGGAACCAGCTGAAATGATTCAGCCTGCAGCTCCAGTCACTTCTTCCGACTCTCAACTACGTTAA